In Rahnella aquatilis CIP 78.65 = ATCC 33071, one DNA window encodes the following:
- a CDS encoding AMP-binding protein encodes MDSQKASATPMTQRMCEWLSAERADEHLVAWSESREWRQCDFRQDVLSLLTHISATSHSRWALCLEDNYSFAVALLAVLYSGNKPVLPGHFRPVVLAGQRDEFDALITDLPLQIDCPVLRFPCSADKPLTVLPEWPENAELILFTSGSTGKSQKIIKPINCLELESQWLCARWGAQFADAHFVATVAPHHMYGLSFAFMLPLALGRPFATKSVEYHEQLQSLASKKALVLTSSPAFLKRLDPALASTHLRHVFSAGGPLSNDTALRVENVCGCLPTEIYGTSESGIIAFRTQHQPDAAWTLFDNLEFSSLPEDNISLISPLIPQPEGMILSDKIQRLATDPRQFVLLGRKDRIVKIAEQRISLTEIEQRLCSLDLLSDASVLTIEKQERLYVAAVLVLSHSGEQLLQAQGQAALLAQIRRALRDWFSPVSVPRYWRFVPAIPLNPQGKRATAELQEMFL; translated from the coding sequence ATGGATAGTCAGAAAGCGTCTGCGACACCCATGACGCAGCGAATGTGCGAATGGCTAAGCGCAGAAAGAGCAGATGAACATCTGGTTGCCTGGAGCGAAAGCCGGGAATGGCGTCAGTGTGATTTCCGCCAGGACGTGTTATCTCTGCTGACTCATATCAGTGCGACATCGCATTCCCGCTGGGCATTGTGTCTTGAAGATAACTATTCATTTGCCGTGGCGCTGCTGGCAGTGCTTTACAGCGGTAATAAGCCGGTTTTACCCGGTCATTTTCGGCCCGTTGTTTTGGCCGGGCAACGCGATGAGTTCGATGCGTTAATCACCGATCTTCCTTTGCAGATTGATTGCCCTGTTCTCCGTTTTCCTTGCTCAGCGGATAAACCGTTAACTGTTTTGCCCGAATGGCCAGAGAACGCTGAACTCATCTTATTTACCTCCGGTTCGACCGGGAAATCGCAAAAAATAATCAAACCAATTAATTGTCTTGAACTGGAGAGTCAGTGGCTTTGCGCACGCTGGGGCGCACAATTCGCAGACGCGCACTTTGTTGCCACCGTGGCACCTCATCATATGTACGGCCTGAGTTTCGCTTTTATGTTGCCTCTGGCTCTTGGCCGGCCTTTTGCGACGAAAAGTGTGGAGTATCACGAACAGTTGCAATCACTTGCCAGTAAAAAAGCTTTGGTGCTGACCAGCAGTCCGGCCTTTCTTAAACGCCTTGATCCGGCTTTGGCGTCCACACATCTCCGGCATGTCTTTTCTGCCGGGGGCCCGCTGAGCAATGACACCGCTTTACGGGTGGAAAATGTCTGTGGCTGTTTGCCGACAGAAATCTATGGCACCAGCGAAAGCGGTATTATTGCTTTTCGTACGCAACATCAGCCAGACGCCGCATGGACTCTGTTTGATAATCTCGAATTCTCGTCACTGCCGGAGGATAATATTTCCCTGATTTCTCCGCTGATACCGCAGCCGGAAGGTATGATCCTCAGTGATAAGATCCAGCGATTGGCCACCGATCCCCGGCAGTTTGTTCTTTTAGGCCGTAAGGATCGGATTGTTAAAATTGCAGAGCAGCGGATCTCATTGACTGAAATCGAACAGCGTTTGTGTTCGTTAGATCTTTTAAGCGACGCCAGCGTGCTGACCATCGAAAAACAGGAGCGGCTTTATGTCGCAGCTGTGCTGGTATTAAGTCACAGCGGAGAGCAGCTATTACAGGCGCAGGGGCAGGCCGCTCTGCTTGCTCAGATCCGCCGGGCATTGCGCGACTGGTTTTCGCCGGTCTCTGTGCCGCGATACTGGCGCTTTGTGCCTGCCATTCCTCTTAACCCGCAAGGCAAACGTGCGACGGCTGAATTACAGGAAATGTTTTTATGA
- a CDS encoding 3-ketoacyl-ACP reductase FabG2 yields the protein MMRSVLVTGASKGIGKAIASQLADDGFLVVIHYHSDQAGAESTLQKITDNGGSGRIVQFDISNRQQCRDVIEADIEAHGAYYGVINNAGIARDAAFPALTDEDWDGVIHTNLDSFYNVLQPCVMPMIGLRQGGRIIALSSVSGITGNRGQVNYSAAKAGIIGACKALSVELAKRKITVNCIAPGLIDTGMPDMETPALDAAMSMIPLKRMGRAEEVAGLASYLMSDIAGYVTRQVISINGGMV from the coding sequence ATGATGCGTTCGGTATTAGTGACCGGTGCCAGCAAAGGGATCGGCAAAGCCATCGCGAGTCAGTTAGCTGACGATGGTTTTTTGGTTGTAATTCATTACCACAGCGATCAAGCAGGGGCAGAAAGTACCCTGCAAAAGATAACTGACAACGGCGGCAGCGGACGAATTGTGCAGTTTGATATCAGCAACCGCCAGCAGTGCCGCGACGTTATTGAAGCCGATATTGAGGCGCACGGCGCCTACTACGGTGTGATCAATAATGCCGGGATTGCCCGCGACGCGGCGTTTCCGGCACTGACCGACGAAGACTGGGACGGCGTGATCCACACCAATCTCGACAGTTTCTACAATGTTTTACAGCCCTGCGTGATGCCAATGATTGGGCTGCGTCAGGGCGGCCGTATCATCGCGCTTTCCTCGGTTTCCGGTATTACGGGCAACCGCGGGCAGGTCAACTACAGCGCGGCGAAAGCCGGAATTATCGGTGCCTGCAAAGCGCTGTCGGTGGAACTGGCAAAACGCAAAATCACCGTTAACTGCATTGCGCCGGGGTTGATCGACACCGGTATGCCCGACATGGAAACACCAGCGCTCGACGCCGCAATGAGCATGATCCCGCTCAAACGTATGGGGCGGGCGGAAGAAGTCGCCGGACTGGCAAGCTACCTGATGTCAGATATCGCCGGTTATGTGACCCGTCAGGTGATCTCCATCAACGGAGGCATGGTATGA
- a CDS encoding acyl-CoA thioesterase, whose translation MTSKLDPRFNDPRFSTRVEITVPFHDADAMGVVWHGNYFRYLEIAREQLLKQFDYGYRQMEASGYVWPIVDTRLKYIAPVFFEQRIAVHAQLEEIENRLRIGYQIYDIETGKRTTTGYTLQVAVDAATKEMCFASPQVLFDKTGVSL comes from the coding sequence ATGACTTCCAAACTTGATCCGCGCTTTAACGATCCGCGATTTTCTACCCGCGTTGAAATCACGGTGCCTTTCCACGACGCAGATGCCATGGGCGTGGTCTGGCATGGCAACTATTTCCGTTATCTGGAAATCGCGCGCGAGCAGTTACTCAAGCAATTTGATTACGGTTACCGCCAGATGGAAGCATCAGGTTATGTCTGGCCGATTGTTGATACCCGCCTGAAATATATCGCGCCGGTATTTTTTGAGCAGCGTATCGCCGTTCATGCACAGCTTGAGGAAATCGAAAACCGTCTGCGCATCGGCTATCAGATTTACGACATCGAAACCGGCAAACGCACAACGACAGGCTACACGTTGCAGGTCGCGGTAGACGCTGCCACTAAAGAAATGTGTTTTGCCTCACCGCAGGTTCTTTTCGATAAAACAGGAGTCAGCCTGTGA
- a CDS encoding beta-ketoacyl-[acyl-carrier-protein] synthase family protein, with protein MIYFSAVGMVNALGNSNVQIAASLKSGIAPGMSLQKGWLTEERPVWLGAVTGELPAISDSLLAHRSRNNQLLLAALAQIEPQVHKAISRYGKDRVAVIMGTSTSGIAEGEDAVRHLHQHGQFPPGYDYQQQELGDPSEFMAELLDLCGPAYTLSTACSSSARAIISGKRLIDAGLADAALVGGADSLCRMPVNGFNSLESFSRGRCTPFGQHRDGINIGEASALILLTREPADVALLGTGESSDAWHMSAPHPQGLGAERAICMALEQAGLSAADVGYINAHGTATPLNDQAEAAVIHRLFGNQTPCSSTKHLTGHTLGAAGATEAALSWLILTQNLNLPPQDFSVIPRDTHLPDIRLVKKNETLAKPVILSNSFAFGGNNACIVIGRPS; from the coding sequence ATGATTTATTTTTCGGCCGTGGGCATGGTTAACGCGCTGGGAAACAGCAATGTGCAAATCGCTGCCAGCCTGAAATCAGGTATTGCGCCGGGAATGTCGTTGCAAAAAGGATGGCTGACGGAAGAACGACCGGTCTGGCTCGGCGCGGTGACCGGCGAACTGCCCGCGATCTCCGACTCTCTGTTAGCGCATCGCAGCCGTAACAACCAGTTGTTGCTGGCTGCGCTGGCGCAGATTGAACCGCAGGTTCACAAGGCGATAAGCCGGTATGGTAAAGATCGTGTCGCCGTCATTATGGGTACCAGTACGTCGGGCATTGCCGAAGGCGAAGACGCGGTGCGTCATCTTCATCAGCATGGGCAATTCCCGCCGGGCTATGATTACCAGCAACAGGAACTGGGTGATCCTTCAGAGTTTATGGCGGAACTGCTGGATCTCTGCGGTCCGGCTTACACCTTATCTACAGCCTGCTCATCCAGCGCGAGAGCGATTATCAGCGGGAAGCGCCTGATCGACGCCGGGCTGGCAGACGCCGCGCTGGTTGGCGGGGCTGACAGCCTGTGCCGGATGCCGGTGAATGGTTTTAACAGCCTGGAATCTTTCTCCCGCGGGCGCTGCACGCCGTTCGGGCAACATCGTGATGGCATCAATATCGGTGAAGCCTCGGCGCTGATCCTGCTGACCCGCGAGCCCGCCGACGTCGCGCTACTGGGCACGGGCGAATCGTCCGATGCGTGGCATATGTCTGCACCGCATCCGCAAGGTCTCGGCGCGGAACGGGCAATCTGCATGGCATTGGAGCAGGCCGGGCTGAGTGCAGCAGACGTCGGTTACATCAACGCACACGGTACCGCCACACCGCTCAATGATCAGGCAGAAGCCGCCGTCATACACCGGTTATTTGGCAACCAGACGCCGTGCAGTTCAACCAAGCATCTCACCGGCCATACGCTGGGTGCGGCTGGCGCGACAGAAGCAGCACTGAGCTGGCTGATCCTGACGCAAAATCTTAACCTGCCGCCACAGGATTTCAGCGTGATACCCCGTGATACCCACCTGCCTGATATCCGGCTGGTGAAAAAAAATGAAACGCTGGCGAAGCCCGTTATTCTTTCCAACTCGTTTGCCTTTGGCGGTAATAACGCCTGCATTGTGATCGGGAGGCCGTCATGA
- a CDS encoding hotdog family protein, which yields MSMLSADHYLPHESPMVLLDKVLSVTEETALCSVVVSENGVLAPFLNARGALPAWYALELIAQTVGVWSGWHGAQSGEPPQVGMLLGGRALKCSVPEFAAGSELFISVSMVLRDEKLASFEGVICIKQEKDNLQVAKGRLNTYQPDKDELIKLTQGKQE from the coding sequence ATGAGTATGCTCAGCGCGGACCATTATCTGCCGCATGAATCACCGATGGTTTTACTGGATAAGGTACTGAGCGTCACAGAAGAGACTGCGCTGTGCAGCGTGGTGGTGTCCGAAAATGGCGTGCTGGCACCGTTCCTCAATGCCCGTGGCGCATTGCCGGCGTGGTATGCCCTTGAGCTTATCGCGCAAACGGTCGGCGTCTGGAGCGGCTGGCACGGTGCGCAAAGTGGCGAACCGCCTCAGGTGGGCATGTTGCTGGGCGGCAGGGCTCTGAAATGCAGCGTGCCGGAATTTGCGGCAGGCAGTGAATTATTCATCAGCGTCTCAATGGTGCTGCGCGATGAAAAACTCGCCAGCTTCGAAGGCGTGATCTGCATTAAACAAGAAAAAGACAACCTGCAGGTTGCAAAAGGACGGCTGAATACATACCAGCCAGACAAGGATGAACTTATTAAGTTAACTCAGGGGAAACAGGAATGA
- a CDS encoding glycosyltransferase family 2 protein, producing the protein MTPSASFSPCLIIPCYNHGPMMAGVLESLRPFGLPCIVVDDGSDMQTAEELQRLVCVTPWMSLTRLTVNQGKGGAVMAALRLAAEKGFTHALQVDADGQHQLSDVPAMLAEARTYPDCLISGQPVYDDSVPKSRLYGRYITHFWVWVETLSFSVKDSMCGFRVYPLKPCLQLMAKQTLGLRMDFDTEIMVRLYWQGTHSRFLPTRVTYPENGLSHFDAVKDNLQISWMHTRLFFGMLPRIPYLLRQRKSNPEHWSSTQERKGLWGIRLMLSVYRTLGYNAFRLLLYPVITYFWITGRKQRNASAGWLERVRVTAAHRNISLPYPLSTFRHFMRFGESMLSKLASWQGDKTLTDAVLVNPEICESYIASGRGTLILASHLGDMESCRAIGALNHRITVNALVFTEHAERFNQVMKEINPQAVVNLIQVSRMGPETAILLQEKLDAGEWVAIVGDRTSAGRHQRGEHSRVIYSEFLGKTAAFPQGPFILAAALRAPVMLMFGIMQRQRLHIYCESFADPLVLPRANRLPALQAAVDHYAARLAHYSLLAPHDWFNFYDFWQHPADVAPERKPD; encoded by the coding sequence ATGACGCCATCCGCTTCTTTTTCTCCCTGCCTGATCATTCCCTGCTACAACCATGGACCGATGATGGCCGGTGTACTGGAGAGTCTCCGGCCATTCGGTTTGCCCTGCATTGTGGTTGATGACGGCAGCGACATGCAGACAGCAGAAGAGCTGCAGCGTCTGGTCTGTGTGACACCGTGGATGAGCCTGACGCGATTAACCGTTAATCAGGGGAAGGGCGGGGCTGTGATGGCGGCTCTGCGACTGGCAGCCGAAAAGGGTTTTACGCACGCCTTACAGGTGGATGCTGACGGCCAGCACCAGCTTTCAGACGTTCCCGCAATGCTGGCTGAAGCCCGAACGTATCCGGATTGTCTGATCTCCGGGCAGCCGGTTTACGATGACAGCGTGCCGAAATCACGCCTGTATGGCCGCTATATTACCCACTTCTGGGTTTGGGTCGAAACCCTGTCATTCTCAGTGAAAGACAGTATGTGTGGATTCCGCGTGTATCCCCTCAAACCTTGCCTGCAACTGATGGCGAAACAGACGCTGGGTTTACGGATGGATTTCGATACGGAAATCATGGTGCGTCTTTACTGGCAGGGCACACACAGTCGTTTCCTGCCCACGCGGGTGACTTATCCCGAGAATGGCCTCTCGCATTTTGATGCCGTGAAGGACAATCTGCAGATTTCGTGGATGCACACGCGGCTGTTTTTTGGCATGTTGCCGCGCATTCCTTATTTGCTGCGTCAGCGGAAAAGTAATCCTGAACACTGGTCCTCGACGCAGGAACGCAAAGGGTTATGGGGCATTCGCCTGATGCTGTCGGTTTACCGGACGCTGGGATACAACGCCTTTCGTCTGCTGCTTTATCCGGTCATCACTTATTTTTGGATCACCGGCCGTAAACAGCGCAATGCTTCTGCCGGCTGGCTTGAACGTGTCCGCGTGACGGCGGCACATCGCAACATTTCCCTGCCTTATCCGCTGAGTACATTCCGGCATTTCATGCGGTTTGGTGAATCCATGCTGAGCAAACTGGCGAGCTGGCAGGGCGATAAAACACTGACTGATGCGGTGCTGGTCAATCCCGAAATTTGCGAATCGTATATTGCTTCCGGGCGTGGCACGCTGATCCTCGCCTCACATTTAGGCGACATGGAGTCATGTCGTGCGATTGGCGCACTCAACCATCGCATTACCGTCAACGCGCTGGTATTTACAGAACACGCCGAGCGGTTCAATCAGGTCATGAAAGAGATTAATCCACAGGCTGTGGTTAACCTGATCCAGGTCAGCCGGATGGGGCCGGAGACCGCCATTTTATTGCAGGAGAAACTGGATGCCGGAGAGTGGGTGGCGATTGTCGGCGACCGCACATCTGCCGGACGCCATCAGCGTGGTGAACATTCACGCGTGATTTACAGCGAGTTTCTGGGCAAAACTGCCGCATTCCCGCAAGGGCCCTTTATCCTGGCTGCTGCGCTACGCGCGCCCGTCATGCTGATGTTTGGCATCATGCAGCGACAGCGCCTGCATATTTACTGCGAATCTTTTGCGGATCCTCTGGTCCTGCCGCGCGCCAACCGCCTGCCAGCGTTACAGGCGGCTGTCGATCACTATGCCGCACGGCTTGCGCATTACAGCCTGCTGGCGCCTCACGACTGGTTCAATTTTTATGATTTCTGGCAGCATCCCGCCGATGTCGCCCCTGAGAGGAAACCTGACTGA
- a CDS encoding 3-hydroxyacyl-ACP dehydratase FabZ family protein, which yields MILPEVLNQQLISDTSLLLTLCLPADLFWFKGHFPSSPILPGVTQVNWVMGYAEELLGLDKVFSGMEVVKFQRPLLPEEIVNLQIDWLREKQRLVFRYSVGEVTASSGKITLCL from the coding sequence ATGATTCTGCCTGAAGTGCTGAACCAGCAACTCATCAGCGACACCAGCCTGCTTCTCACACTCTGTTTACCTGCGGATTTATTCTGGTTTAAAGGCCATTTTCCGTCGTCTCCGATTTTGCCTGGCGTGACACAGGTAAACTGGGTCATGGGCTATGCTGAAGAACTTCTGGGGCTGGATAAAGTATTTTCCGGCATGGAAGTGGTGAAATTCCAGCGGCCGCTTTTGCCCGAAGAAATCGTGAATTTACAGATCGACTGGCTGCGAGAAAAACAGCGGCTGGTATTCCGTTACAGCGTGGGTGAGGTGACCGCCAGCAGCGGGAAAATCACATTATGTCTATGA
- a CDS encoding MMPL family transporter, giving the protein MHPDLHRKLAQSWLLIIALLVAALFWLLPRSQINSSVLALLPQQQHTEVPQALSDGFTQRLDRQLMWLVSPPPGTGIQPAADWLKQLQALPQLSQVQGPMDAQRQQEWGSFFFRHRNALLDDGTRQRLTAGAETQSQWILGQVYSAFAGVSGKELANDPLLLVRASQMAQQQSSGGMTLDQGWLMARDKNGRNWYMVHGELKASSYDITSAKQTVAALGAVKDAFETRWPGAKVLERGTIFYSNYASQQAEHDLSTIGAASVTGVFVLILLMFRSVLPMLLSLLSIAIGALSGAVFTLWIFGEIHVMTLVLSTSIVGISADYTLYFLTERRVHGDSSTPLQSLKKLFPALSMALLTTVVAYLMLLIAPFPGLQQLAVFAAAGLSAACITVMCWYPYLSKNLPAGPAPGLALIMRWLLAWRSHKAIRIGLPLLIFVLVGAGISRLKINDDIADLQSLPAGLQQQEQQIAALTGQTNDQKWLVVYGDSAEQTLQRLEAWRPALSQAKEKGVIDGFRAINLPSQAQQQRDLSLLRQRAPQIIAQLQQAGITVAKPDLSAQTVDVPQWLSSVVSEGWRLLWLSLPDGRSAALIPVNGVHDSAAMAALAASTPGTGWIDRKTEFSSLFSQYRVYLTWLLALAVAVIAVIYLWRFRLPHGLVCLVPTMLSLGMGVAALGFSGHNLNLFSLLALILVLGIGINYTLFFTNPRGTPTTSMFAIFMAAVTTLLTFGMLVFSSTQAISSFGIVLSFGILTAFLLSPLTLPAKKRGRKK; this is encoded by the coding sequence TTGCATCCTGATCTTCACCGAAAACTGGCGCAAAGCTGGCTGCTGATTATCGCGCTGCTGGTGGCGGCATTATTCTGGTTGCTGCCACGCAGCCAGATTAACAGCAGCGTTCTGGCACTGTTGCCGCAGCAACAGCATACGGAGGTGCCGCAGGCTTTGTCTGACGGCTTTACTCAGCGGCTGGATCGCCAGCTGATGTGGCTGGTCAGCCCGCCGCCGGGAACGGGTATTCAGCCCGCTGCTGACTGGCTGAAGCAGTTACAGGCGCTGCCTCAACTGAGCCAGGTGCAGGGTCCGATGGACGCACAGCGTCAGCAGGAGTGGGGCAGCTTCTTCTTCAGACACCGCAATGCGTTGCTCGATGACGGCACCCGCCAGCGTCTGACAGCAGGTGCTGAGACACAAAGTCAGTGGATCCTCGGTCAGGTGTATTCGGCGTTTGCCGGTGTCAGCGGCAAAGAACTGGCGAATGATCCGTTATTGCTGGTTCGTGCTTCGCAAATGGCGCAACAGCAGAGCAGCGGGGGTATGACGCTGGATCAGGGCTGGCTGATGGCCCGTGATAAAAATGGTCGCAACTGGTACATGGTGCATGGCGAGCTGAAAGCGTCATCCTATGACATCACATCGGCTAAACAAACCGTAGCGGCTCTTGGTGCGGTGAAAGACGCTTTTGAGACGCGCTGGCCGGGCGCAAAAGTGCTTGAGCGCGGCACGATTTTCTACAGCAATTACGCCAGCCAGCAGGCTGAGCATGATCTTTCTACGATTGGTGCAGCGTCAGTAACTGGCGTGTTTGTGCTGATCTTACTGATGTTCCGTTCTGTCCTGCCGATGTTGCTCAGCTTACTTTCAATCGCCATCGGCGCGCTGTCAGGTGCGGTGTTTACCCTGTGGATATTTGGTGAAATCCACGTAATGACACTGGTGCTGAGCACCAGCATTGTCGGCATTTCTGCCGACTACACGCTTTACTTCCTGACTGAACGCCGGGTACATGGCGATTCCAGCACACCGCTGCAAAGCCTGAAGAAACTGTTCCCTGCATTATCCATGGCGCTGCTGACGACAGTGGTGGCCTATCTGATGCTGCTGATCGCACCCTTCCCCGGCCTGCAACAACTGGCTGTGTTTGCCGCCGCCGGGCTGAGCGCGGCCTGTATCACCGTGATGTGCTGGTACCCGTATTTGTCTAAAAATCTGCCGGCAGGCCCTGCACCAGGGCTTGCGCTGATCATGCGCTGGTTACTGGCCTGGCGCAGTCACAAAGCTATACGCATTGGCCTGCCGTTACTGATTTTTGTGCTGGTGGGGGCAGGAATATCGCGGCTGAAAATCAATGATGATATTGCGGATCTGCAATCTCTTCCGGCCGGTTTACAGCAGCAGGAACAGCAAATTGCCGCGCTGACCGGGCAGACGAACGATCAGAAATGGCTGGTGGTCTACGGCGATAGCGCCGAGCAGACATTGCAACGTCTTGAAGCCTGGCGGCCCGCGCTGTCACAGGCCAAAGAAAAGGGCGTGATTGACGGTTTCCGGGCGATAAACCTGCCTTCGCAGGCACAGCAGCAACGCGATTTATCCCTGCTCCGTCAGCGCGCGCCGCAAATCATTGCGCAGTTGCAGCAGGCGGGGATCACAGTGGCAAAGCCGGATCTCAGTGCGCAGACAGTTGATGTGCCGCAGTGGCTCAGCAGCGTGGTCAGCGAAGGCTGGCGTTTGTTATGGTTGTCCCTGCCGGACGGGCGCAGCGCCGCACTGATCCCGGTGAACGGTGTTCATGACAGCGCAGCCATGGCGGCGCTGGCTGCGTCCACGCCGGGAACCGGCTGGATCGATCGCAAAACTGAATTCAGCAGTCTGTTCTCACAATATCGCGTTTATCTGACCTGGCTTCTGGCGCTGGCCGTTGCGGTCATTGCGGTCATTTATCTCTGGCGTTTTCGCCTGCCGCACGGGCTTGTTTGTCTGGTTCCGACCATGCTTTCCCTCGGGATGGGCGTCGCGGCGCTGGGTTTCAGTGGCCATAATCTTAATTTATTCTCCCTGCTGGCGCTGATTCTGGTGCTGGGGATTGGTATCAATTACACCCTGTTTTTCACCAATCCGCGCGGCACGCCAACGACGTCTATGTTTGCCATTTTTATGGCCGCAGTTACCACGTTACTGACGTTCGGAATGCTGGTGTTCAGTTCAACGCAAGCCATCAGCAGTTTTGGCATCGTACTAAGCTTTGGCATATTAACGGCATTCCTCTTGTCACCCCTGACCCTGCCGGCTAAAAAACGAGGACGTAAAAAATGA
- a CDS encoding LolA family protein has product MKAFLLFVLTVFSVTANAVTLEELQQRFSQVPVLRAEFAQQRTISGMTQPLNSSGNLLIARQQGLWWQQEKPFSLTLLLTENRMVQIMAGQPPQVVTAETNPQMFQFNSLLSALFHADRKVLEENFSLDFTDLGKGAWKLVLTPKVSPLNRLFRSITLNGETFLNNIDINDMQGDATHIRFFNQKTTPATLTDAEKRHFAS; this is encoded by the coding sequence GTGAAAGCCTTTCTGTTATTTGTACTGACGGTTTTCAGCGTAACGGCAAACGCTGTGACTCTGGAAGAATTACAACAGCGCTTCAGTCAGGTGCCGGTACTCCGTGCTGAGTTTGCGCAGCAAAGAACCATCAGCGGGATGACGCAACCGCTCAACTCCAGCGGGAATCTGCTGATAGCCCGGCAACAGGGGCTGTGGTGGCAGCAGGAAAAACCGTTCAGCCTGACATTATTACTGACCGAAAACCGCATGGTGCAAATCATGGCGGGGCAGCCGCCGCAGGTGGTCACCGCGGAGACGAATCCGCAAATGTTCCAGTTCAACTCCCTGCTCAGCGCGCTGTTCCACGCAGACCGCAAGGTGCTGGAAGAGAACTTCTCGCTGGATTTTACCGATCTGGGGAAAGGCGCCTGGAAGCTCGTCCTGACACCAAAGGTCTCGCCGCTGAACCGTCTGTTCCGCAGCATTACGCTTAATGGCGAAACCTTCCTGAACAATATCGATATTAATGACATGCAGGGCGACGCCACGCATATTCGTTTCTTCAATCAGAAGACGACGCCCGCGACGCTGACTGACGCAGAGAAACGCCATTTTGCATCCTGA
- a CDS encoding DUF3261 domain-containing protein has translation MTRFTLPALALMIFMLGGCATNPPSDMQPQAWLKRGVQVKLPAPTLDKPVSQQQLLTATVNGKQQSLLVLLNADGKSLQLAGLSPLGIRLFKVVYDQTGIHTEQAMKIEGLPPANQVLADIMLSYWPAQSWQPLLPPGWKLDDQSLRRTLLDNEGNTITRIDYLPQGSGRQPVSITQMAFHYQITIRNVGD, from the coding sequence ATGACCCGGTTTACGCTGCCTGCGCTGGCACTTATGATTTTTATGCTGGGCGGATGTGCGACAAATCCCCCTTCAGATATGCAGCCGCAAGCCTGGCTGAAACGCGGCGTGCAGGTGAAATTACCCGCGCCCACCCTGGATAAACCCGTCAGTCAGCAGCAGTTGCTGACGGCCACGGTGAACGGTAAACAACAGTCGTTGCTGGTGCTGCTCAATGCTGACGGAAAGTCGTTGCAGCTTGCCGGGCTTTCCCCGCTGGGGATCCGCCTGTTCAAAGTGGTCTACGATCAAACGGGGATCCACACCGAACAGGCCATGAAGATCGAAGGTTTACCTCCAGCAAATCAGGTTCTGGCCGATATTATGTTGAGCTACTGGCCAGCGCAGAGCTGGCAACCCCTGTTGCCGCCGGGCTGGAAACTTGACGATCAGTCGCTGCGTCGCACGTTACTGGATAACGAAGGCAATACGATCACCCGCATTGACTACCTGCCACAGGGCAGCGGACGTCAGCCGGTGTCGATCACACAGATGGCGTTTCACTACCAGATAACTATCCGGAATGTGGGTGACTAA